The Myripristis murdjan chromosome 11, fMyrMur1.1, whole genome shotgun sequence genomic sequence ACCTTGGCTTAGCTTTGGCATTAGGAGGTAAGATGGTAGCGCCCTGTTGTGGGCCACTGGAGAAAAAGCGGCTTAGTTCATTTCATGAACATTTAGAGAGCAAGAACTCCCACGGCCTTGGGCCAATCAGTATGGGGGACAACATAATGCAGAGTTTCAGTCAGCTattcatatttcaaaatcaaCAGTTAATAGTTTCTAAATGCTGccaatgtatttctttttagACACAGGACAGCACCCATAGAAGTGGTTCCTGGGTTGTGTCTAGGCCCAAACGCAAGGTAGTCTGTAATGTTCCCTTCTTTCAATTATAGTGGGATCCACTTTGAAGTGCAGCTTTGCAATCATACAAACTTACGTTAGCTTAAGCTTTAGCTTATTCCAACATGAGAGAAGGTGCTTCTAGCAAGTAGGCCAATGCATTATGATTTTATAATATTTGttttagcatattttttttcaaacattaaaaaaaattctaagtAGACTTTCATAACTAGTCTAGCTTCACTGGCTGAGTTCAGGGTTCAGACAGACTTTGAAATGTGGGTACAGTAGattacaaaaatgaacaaagacgACAGCATTCAGTTGAACAAACAAGATGAATGACAAAGATATACTGAGATACATGATCCTGGGCTTATTTTGCTAATACAAAAGGTATAAATAACACATCCTGTTTTGGCTGAACATAGTCAAGATGATATGACACATtcatttgaagaaaacaaaGCTTATGtcgagagaaaaacaaaaaaaaacttgttacaATTCACCACTGTCTTCATCCACCATCTTTGGGATTACCTGAGATTCCAGTTGTCCCTCAGGGCTGCACTGATTTGACAGCAAGACTACAAATTGATTGATCGATTGATTTAATCAATCGACTGATTGAGGTTATAGTCTCGCGTACAAGGTGGGGTCACAGACATTCAAGCAAGCAGAGGTTATCTTCGTCACAACAAGCTACATCCTGTATACCGTGCTATATCCCACACCAAATCTCACATCAAGCTCTCTTCTCACCCACAACACACCTGACCTGCAGGCTCTGCACATTCATTTCACCATTGTCCATCAATCAACCGCTTGttgaaaatgttaaaagaaGGCATGtcgcaaagaaaaaaagaaaggcttAGCTTAAAGTGGGCGAGGTATCTTTTACACTCCTCTCCCTCTAAGGAATTTAGGCTTGTTAAGACTGTCTTGGAAtgcactatatatatatagagatagatattgCCATTAATATAAGCAGGATTACTGTTGATACATACAGTGGCGTCCTTACCACTAGAGGCACCACAGCGAGCTTTAGCACCCTTCTCCCTTTGTTTTCTGAGTGTCACAGGCCCTGAAGGCCACAAGGGGAAGAGGAGACACTCATATTTTTCCTATTTCATCTGATAAGAATTCAAATATGTGGCTATCCGGGATCCTCTAGCTTTGGTCACTCCTCATCCACAGTCTCCCTTTTTGACTCCTCATCTTTCTGTTCCAGGACGTGAGGGGTGGGGCTAGGCAGGGCCGCTacctcagcagcagccaatGAGGAGGGGTCTTGTTGATCAACATTCTTCTGGGAAGATGTGTCTTCCTGTGGAAAAACCATGAATACAGTACAATATGAACAGTTTGACTTCACCCAGCATCCACATTAGGCACATCTATAAAATACCTGGTAAAAGATCTTGGTTGATGCCGACATCATGGCCTTATTtggtttctctgcatttttcaGTGGCACATTCATGCTGTTAAAACCCTCTTCCTTCACCTatgtttattttacaattttgaATATGCACACAGCAAAACCTGATGCACTGATATTtggaaaaactaaactaaaaactaaatttgcaaaaaaaaaaaaaagaaagaaaaagtttcTACACTTGGCTGTGGTGGATTACTTGGAGTGTGGACGAAGGCAAAACACAGTTATGTCTAGTGGAAACAATTTAGTTGAGGAAATAATGATGTAGGGGGGATTTTGGTATGTGCTTCTGCTTAGCTTAATGACaacaaacagaggcagaggggaAAGATAACATTATGTGTGGACAGGCTTAATAAAGCCACGTACAAGGAGGGCTGTTATTACCACTCTCCCCAGAACAAGGAGGTCATCAGATTGCTCCATCTTCAGAACTGTCTGCTTGCCCAACATTGATTACGTAAGAGGCTACACtgcaattttcaaaataatatgCATGATGTAGTTAATGGAAATTCCCaaagattttcattttcttctgccAATCTTCAAAAATGTGCTGAATAGGCTCAAACTTTGGATGAAATGTAACTACTGTCATGTTCCTAGAGCCATATTATTCTGGTTAAAGTGTTTCATAAAAAAGGGAATACTGCTGCCATGAAGGGATGTACCTCATCAGCATCCAGGTTCAGGTAGGCTGTGGTCATCAAAGAGTTATCAGCTGGTAATAAGGGTGACAAGAGTGTTTCGACAAAATTTCCCCCATACAGTCACCAGGAAGGACAGATCCcttggttgtttttgtgtttattgcacCATTCATAGTAAACTCGTGTTACTGTGACACCAAAATTGCAGGATGGCTGTTTCTGAGATGCTCAAACTATCTGAGCATGATTGCTAGTGCCAGAGTCACTTAGATCATGTTTGTGCTCATTCTATTCGACTCTTATTTTAAGAGTAATTGAACATCTCAACCCTGTCTGTAACCTACATGCTTCATTTAATGTGACTCGCTATCTGGTGGAGTAAGCTGTCGAAAACAAGAAAGATGCACTTAATCAAATGGGCACTGGGTGCAGATTTGTACACCATCAAAGAGTAAAGTGGCTCTGTGTTGACTTACTTGCTCAGAGAATCGTTGATTCACCTGATCGGTAAACTCTTgcgtctctccctcctctccgtTTGAGTGGCAGCTTGGACTTGGCACCTCAATCCCGTGGCTTTCCAAAATGGCAGCCTCTGATGGAGTTagaaggaaaagggaaaagaagagGCGAGAGACAGAAATTAATCTCATAGCTGTGTAACAGATTGCTCAGTCCCAGCAGTATCAGCAGTATCATCAGATAACATTTTAACAATCCCCATGGAAAAAGTGGAATGTTACAGCAGCAAGTTAATAGGACACGGTAAAGTAAAATATAACAGAATAACAGAATATAACAGATTAGACTGGTTGGTATCAAACATAATGCAACATCATGCAACCAATGATCACAAGATAGCATATGAAGAAGAAATCCATTAAACAGCATGGATATTCATAAATTACAGCATGTGTGCAGGGtgcacaaaacagaacatactgagacagacgattaaaaacataaaaacaacatttaaccGCTATGTGGATCATATTCACATTTAAACTGCATGAGGTCATGCACATGGAATGTACAGGAGAGTGTCTAGACATGCATGAATCAGGTTGTCACCTATATTcgccctcctcttcatctccttccGACGATTGGCAAACCAGTTGTACACTTTCAGCGCAGTCACACGCTCAAACTCAGACAGCTTGCAACCTGCGcgatgaaacaaaacacacgcCCTAAATCATTCTGCCATCCTCAAAGCAGCACAGAAAGCAAGCTGGGATAGGGAAAATAAAGAGCTTGTCTTGACTGGTTTATGAAATTTTCTGGGTGAAAAAGGTTACATGCAAGTTGCAATCAGTAAGGTACAAATCTGCAGGAAACCTTTCCaaatatgaaatacaaatataaagtAGTGACTAAGGTGGAACACAGAAAACCCAGCAAAATATTGGTTTTTGATGTCAGAGTCACAGGGCACCCACAACCACTGGGAAGAAAAGTTCAAGGCCAAAGGTTTTTCCAAGTCTTCTTTGGTGAAATTCAAGGACTCAAAACTGGCACAAATGTGAAAGACATTAAAATGGTCAAACATCTTTAGGAATCTCACGATTCGATTTCGATTGAcgattgatttttattttcaatgcaATGTATCTACAGTAGTCTGGCGCAGGTGTGGTCTGCatagagagaaaacagtgaaatctgCCTTTTCTAGGTTTTCACTAACAGTGTTTACATACAGAACTGAGGTAAGGCGACCTTTCACAGTATATTCTCTACCAATTTAGAGTTCCcttgaaatgacctcacatgacttctccttcctgtaaaacacagtatcttaaatagtgacatcatcctgcactagtggctgtaaattaaaatttcaaccaataaaaccttcacaaattttTAACCagcctctctcatccacctgttccttcaaataaaattgtgtttctctcccaaaccgACATCCTACTgctttgcacttgtgaatgatccttccctgcgtCCAAGCAATGTCCCACCCAagcatcctgtttcaacagaaaatatataaagaGTCGATCTCATTGGGTTTTTAATGAGGTTTGACTTGTCAGCTAAACATTTTGCAGATCTTTTGGACAGGACAGCAAATATCAAACACCAAGAGGATTTACTCTGGAAGCGATGGGAAAGTCTTGATTATCAGCAACATGTCAGGGATGCTggtcttttaaaatgaaataagcaATGGGAAGTTATTTTCTCTGCCTGTTCATAGTTGACTGTGCAGTGGCCCCACTGCACTGTGAgtctgtgactgcagctgtttgCTTGCAGCAGAGCTGTGCTGTAGCAAACTTAGTTATGAGGAAACCTAAACCACAATGCCATCTGTAGGATTTAGTGAAGTAAACTAGTTATAGTTCTCAAGTAAGGAAAAAATTCAAACCAACATTATTACAACCTGAATATGAATCGATTTTTGGAATCTGTGAATTGATTATGAATCGGCAGAAGACagaattgattttttcccctcaccccTAATTGAGCACTCATGTTTTACTCATGATCTCTTCTCATGTCGAGAACTCTTGAGGaaatgattcattttaaaactgaggCTAAATCAAAGTAAGTATCCATCAAAGTCATTTCCTTGTTGAAGGATGGAGAGCGGTTGAGGCATATTGTTAAATTTGGGTGCCAgattttaattaaaagccaAAGCACTTTCATAGCCTCTTAAAGTATACCAAGTTCTCCTCTTTGTGATCTTCAGGGAGGAAAGTTCTTCACAGGCACTTTGACACTAGTTTCCACTCTGAGGTTAGGACATACAAGGTCAAGGACAGAAAATGAGTCTCAAGCACTAGATTCTACTAGTTGGAGAAATATCAAGATCCTCTCAACTTTTCGCTTGAATCTCCCTTCACAAGTGATTATACAGCTCACAAACAGCAAGCAGCAACTTGTGAAAATTCTTTTTGATCTGGTGGAATATGCTGAcagtcaaatgtttttcatcataTATCTACTGCAGAGATGGAGACCATTTCTTTGTGCCTTCTGCCTCTGTTACCAACAATGCTGTGGATGTAAATCCCCTTTTGCTTTGATCAGTGTTTCTCTCAGAAGTGTGTATGTAAGTTTGATGCATTACTACATTTGTGCAGCACTGTCCTCATGCAATATTTGCAGATTGCTCTGTCCATATTTTAAGTTTGGAAATATTAAATGCAGGCTTGTTGGCAGAGTTTAATTTTTTCATTCGGATAATTTTGAAGCCATGCCTCATCCTCtccaaacaaatacatacaccCTTTTACCTGTTATATCAAGTTATATTGTGTTCTCTGCAGGCACTATAGTCTGCTTATTTTAGTGAGTTTACACCAAGAGCCAATATGAAGACCAGGAAAGGTACTAtgtatttgtctctgtctgctcgTCAGTCAGGTGCAacctctgagcctctgctggcccATTGTGGATGAAACGTAGGGGAAAGATGGATTTCAGCACCAGGATCTGGCATTTTTAATACCTTGCACTTATTGTGAGCGCCGTCATGGTCGCTGTTAACTTTTTAAATCCATCAAAATGACAGATGACATTTGGAATTATCCGTCAAATCTAAAATTCAGTAAATGAGAGAAATTTCTCAGTTAAAAAGAGCCACTTGTGCGCTCTTTCTCTCAGGTAAAGGCTAATTCATATTTAATCCCCATCTCTCCAAGTGTCACAGTTTTAATAATCTTGACTGATTTATCAGGTTACAAACTTTTAAGTCAAACTCAGTGTTAGAATTTAATGTTTCTGATGTGGAACTATTATTTTCTGATTAGCCCTGCATCTTATAATGACAGATGACAGTACTGCCCgtgtgcagaaaataaaactggtTGAACACTATTGGATACCAATAAAAGCAGAAACTGATCCTAGCTCGCCTGATAGGCACCCAGTGAAATGGAGTCTTCCAAGATAATGTTCATACTGGTACCCAGAGAGGCACAGCAGTGGCTGATTTTCAAATGCTGTGCTTCTTCCATAACAATGCCATGAGCCGTGTGATGACCAAAATGTAGATACTGAGTGACAAATCGCCTGTTACTGCTAGCATGATTTTGCATGCttatttagttttgtttcaGTATGATTTGTGAAAGTCAATGACGGTAGGTTATGATAAAATTATTTCTGATGTTTCTCTATCAAGCAGAAAACAGCTCATCTACCTGCCTGAATCTAAATGTTCCACACTCAACACGAGGTTGGCCATGATAGAtgaataaacaggaaaaaagcaaagagtATAATTGAATAAAGTGCAAGGTATGTCATCTTGTTGAAGACGGGCGAAAGTCTTTAGGACTTTGGGTTGTAAGAAACTGATTATCTGAGCTATTATTATGAACAGATGCCCGAGGGGATTTTGGAAAGGAGTAGACCTAGATACTGTTGCAGATACTTCTTAATACCTGGTTTCTGGATGACTGAGTTACAGGCATTGGCAATCTCCTCTCGCTTTGCCTCGTCTGGGTACTGGTTCTCCATGAAGAAACTGTAACACATACCATCCAGTATATTGGACACAGTCAAATCATCTTGCATCAAACAAAGGGTATActttcaataataaaaaaagaaaagatagcACAGGTCTGGGCACAGCAAGATACACCCAACTTTCACACATCATAAATTTTTAGAATCCCCATACTAAATCTGAGAACAGTGAGATccataagagagaaagagcagataCATAAGAATGCTGTGACAATAATCCAATCAGCGCATGCTCCTCACAGTAAAGGACTAGATTAATGGACACATTACGTGGATTAAATTCTGCACTTTTATCAGTGCAGGTTTAAATCTCTTCCTTGGCCTGTAAGTAAGAGGTACCCCTTgtaaaaagaaatattaataataaaatcaaattaaagacCAGTGTAACATTTTGtctccctccccttcctgtCCTATCCTAAGTTCCCTTTATATCCTTCCAAGGCTCGAAAAGAATAATTTATCTCatttttacaaaacacacaaggaTCAATTTCCTCCAGCCTTCTCATCCTCTCACACTCCCCTCCCTACTGCCCTATCCtgcccactgtgtgtgtgtgtgtgtgtctctctctctctctcacacacacacacacacacacacaccatcttaaCCTCTACTGTATCGTCCTTCAGTCTAAACTAGCTCATAAGGATCAGCACTGCAGTAGAATTGCGTAATCCAGAGCCGTGCTGGTGAGTGTTGTCTGAGTGCCTGTGTGGTCTTATTACTCTGAGTGCCCTGACTGCACCCTATACTTACAGCAACCATATAATAGAGAAATCAATTGCACACAGCGGTTAGGAGCTGTGGAAGAATGCCTACTGCTCTGTCTCAGCATCCTCTGTCAGCTGCTGAGAAGTCCACACTGTTTGGGACAAATACCAATAAATAAGCAAGGACACGTCGCCCTATTATCTGTGTAATAAACATGTACGCAAGGTTATTATAAAAGACAATTCTCTCAAGCAATGCCACATACACATCATATACAGTCTGAAAAACAACACTGTACCTGCATGGTTTaaatatttgttcatttgaacCACTCAAAACACCATCACTTAAGTTTTCTGTAGGTTTTTACTGCTTCCAATCATCTTTTTTCACTCAATGCACATACACTTGGTGAGTGATACATTTGAGCTCATGTACTGCAACCAATCAAACTCTGCAAAGTCAACAACAACTTTAAAAGTCCAGTCCCAAGTTGTGATCATAAATTGACTTTCGTGAGGAAAACTGTTAATGTTGTTCATCTTATAAACCTTTTCTTATTCTTGACTACAGGTATTTTACTGTTGGTGACAACAGAGCTGAGGAAGTTGGAGACTTCAGGATTCCAGCTTTGAGTTACCAAGTAGAATTTACCAGTTGAGGGcttatttgaacatttttcaaacaggaaGTTCCCATTCATCATCTCTCCCAAatgacatgaacacagcatAACTGTGTCTTCTGCTGTTACATACTGAGCACTGCAGGAGGTTTGGCTCACCTCTCCATGATTGATTGGCACTCCTTCCTCCAGGTGAACCTGCTTCCTCTGCGCAGCCTCAGAGGCCCTCCCACCATCCCACCCCTGTCACCAGCCATAATCCCCGTCCTCCAATCAGGCTCCTCCTTCACCAAAGAACGCATTGACAAGGTGGCACCTGATGaacagtgtgaaaatgagttCATATTCATAGTTGCTGTGAGCACAGAGGACTAGATTGTTGCTGCTATGGAAAAGACAAGAGGACCTATCTCAATAGTCAAGCGCGGCTTCCTGTTCATTATTGAAGGTAAAATTCTCCAGTTAATCTCTGCTGGTGGGAAATACACCATTTTTGAGGCTATTGAGATGTGTCCCTAACGCACAGAAGAGTGGCTACAGAGCGACGGGCATGCAGACCAGCGGATGTGCAGGTTTCCTCTGAGGCAAGCTGCTGAGGCCAGGGCGAGGCACAGTTACCTGGCTGGGCCTgggcggctgcagcagcagcagtgtacCACGGCAGCAAGTGCATCAGcagctctctctgcctgcccCACGCTGGGTTGGGGTTGAGGTTGGTGTTGGGGTTGGGGAGGATGTTGGTGAGGCTGCCGCTTGCCCCTGTTACCGtcccgtctctgtctctgtcccctcCCCTGGCCCTGGGCATGGGACTCAGGCTGTGCTGGCTTTCACTCCATCTCAGCCCTTCAGTCAGGACAAAATCAATGGCCACGCAGGCCACAGCCATAGATTAGATTATAGACAAGTGTTTTCGCAAATGTGATTGGagatttttcagtttcagtggttCCATATTTGTGCCAGTAAAAACGTATGCATCTGTGGCTCTGGGTTAAATAAGCACACTCCTGTAGACCTGCCAGtcagtttttattcatgttgaATTCAGAATCAAATGTCTATTTGCTTGCAATACATTCCAGTGTATCTGCTAGATACATGTCAATTTGACTGACCAGACTACTGTAAATGTAACAAAGGGCAAAATATTGTCCTTTCTTGAGGGTAACAATGGGCAGGTCCAAAGGAGTTTTTATTGTAAGCAAAGTAATGTGCCCACCTTGGATTGCAAAGATTGTGGAGAGAAGTTGTTATTGTTAGTG encodes the following:
- the LOC115368415 gene encoding homeobox-containing protein 1 isoform X1, giving the protein MRQWCVPAATPRTEPLPTGRLSVSPPPADARMECCEVEPRYTIEQIDLLQRLRLSGMTKPQIIHALESLERLDPDYRPPYCDSHPAPSNNTPATAAPAPSSSSSSSSSLSLASATTQTSGLDGASLSPSNSYEASPPPLYPPSVGVQRSFSYDMMGEDEWDLEEKVEEYMRRDSNLVKEEIKTFLNNRRISQAIVGQVTGISQSYISQWLLQQGLEMSDSKRRAFYRWYLLERNNPGLRWSESQHSLSPMPRARGGDRDRDGTVTGASGSLTNILPNPNTNLNPNPAWGRQRELLMHLLPWYTAAAAAAQAQPGATLSMRSLVKEEPDWRTGIMAGDRGGMVGGPLRLRRGSRFTWRKECQSIMESFFMENQYPDEAKREEIANACNSVIQKPGCKLSEFERVTALKVYNWFANRRKEMKRRANIEAAILESHGIEVPSPSCHSNGEEGETQEFTDQVNQRFSEQEDTSSQKNVDQQDPSSLAAAEVAALPSPTPHVLEQKDEESKRETVDEE